A region of Saccharococcus thermophilus DNA encodes the following proteins:
- a CDS encoding DUF2268 domain-containing putative Zn-dependent protease has translation MAVFRTDQWLEKDGSQPIRLCERLTRYFPDANARDIYHYLLPYGMYRPAKNIKEMVEQMKQNDMWERVEAVYEKRKKDWNGPDVPVFLFPADVYNRKLTREFNGKGGVAFHDKLILFLLPHHTDKEIEALMTHEYNHVCRLNKQKKKYEEMTLLDAVVLEGLAENAVDCYVGSDHRASWTSYYSDEQLHRFWQRYVAPLQSISTQHPLYSRILYGLGFYPDMVGYAVGYAIVRRCLERKVRFSELMDMDSGRILRLAAFEDGE, from the coding sequence GTGGCCGTTTTCCGAACAGACCAATGGCTCGAGAAAGATGGTAGCCAGCCAATTCGCTTATGCGAGCGCCTTACTCGTTATTTCCCTGACGCGAACGCCCGGGACATTTATCATTATTTGCTTCCTTACGGTATGTATCGACCAGCGAAAAATATAAAAGAGATGGTGGAACAAATGAAACAAAATGATATGTGGGAACGGGTCGAGGCGGTTTACGAGAAACGAAAAAAAGATTGGAACGGTCCGGACGTCCCCGTTTTCCTGTTTCCAGCGGATGTCTATAACCGGAAATTAACGCGTGAATTTAATGGGAAAGGCGGCGTCGCTTTTCATGACAAGTTGATTCTTTTTCTATTGCCGCATCACACCGATAAAGAAATCGAAGCATTGATGACACATGAATATAATCATGTTTGCCGCTTAAACAAACAAAAAAAGAAATATGAAGAGATGACGCTTTTAGATGCGGTCGTGTTAGAAGGGCTTGCCGAAAACGCCGTCGACTGCTATGTCGGAAGCGATCACCGGGCAAGCTGGACTTCTTATTACTCGGATGAACAGCTTCATCGTTTTTGGCAACGCTATGTAGCTCCGCTTCAATCGATTTCCACGCAACATCCGTTATATTCCCGCATTCTTTACGGACTTGGTTTTTATCCGGATATGGTTGGGTATGCGGTTGGGTATGCGATTGTCCGCCGCTGTCTAGAGCGGAAAGTCCGTTTTTCCGAGTTGATGGACATGGACTCGGGGCGGATATTGCGGCTTGCCGCCTTCGAAGACGGCGAATAG
- the fabF gene encoding beta-ketoacyl-ACP synthase II yields MEKRRVVVTGLGAVTPLGNDVETTWKNIVAGQSGIGIVTRVNPDDFPAKVAAEVKDFDPESFIDRREARKMDRFTQYAVAASLMAVKDAKLEITEENAARVGVWIGSGIGGMETFEQQFEIFQKRGYRRVSPFFVPMMIPDMAAGQVSIILGAKGINSCTVTACATGANSIGDAFKVIQRGDADVMITGGTEAPITKMAFAGFCANTALSTNPDPKTASRPFDKNRDGFVMGEGAGILVLEELEHALRRGATIYAEIVGYGATGDAYHITAPAPGGEGGVRAMRQALQDAGMKPEDIDYINAHGTSTEYNDKYETMAIKEVFGDYAYKLPVSSTKSMTGHLLGATGAVEAIFSILAIRDGIIPPTINYETPDPECDLDYVPNVARKQEVNAVLSNSFGFGGHNATLIFRKYVK; encoded by the coding sequence ATGGAAAAAAGACGAGTCGTTGTTACAGGTCTTGGGGCAGTAACCCCGCTTGGAAACGATGTGGAAACAACATGGAAAAACATCGTGGCCGGCCAGTCCGGAATCGGAATTGTTACCCGCGTCAATCCCGATGATTTTCCAGCGAAAGTAGCAGCGGAAGTAAAAGATTTTGATCCGGAAAGCTTTATAGACCGCCGCGAAGCGCGGAAAATGGACCGCTTTACGCAATATGCAGTCGCCGCTTCGTTAATGGCGGTAAAAGACGCAAAGCTCGAAATTACGGAAGAAAACGCGGCGAGAGTCGGCGTTTGGATCGGCTCAGGAATCGGCGGCATGGAAACGTTTGAGCAGCAGTTTGAAATTTTCCAAAAGCGCGGTTACCGCCGGGTCAGCCCGTTTTTTGTGCCGATGATGATCCCAGATATGGCAGCGGGGCAAGTATCTATTATTTTAGGTGCAAAAGGCATCAATTCTTGCACGGTCACCGCTTGCGCGACAGGAGCCAATTCGATCGGCGACGCGTTTAAAGTGATTCAGCGCGGCGATGCCGATGTGATGATTACCGGTGGTACGGAAGCGCCAATTACGAAAATGGCGTTTGCCGGATTTTGCGCCAACACTGCTTTATCGACGAATCCGGACCCGAAAACGGCAAGCCGCCCGTTTGATAAAAACCGGGATGGGTTTGTCATGGGCGAAGGCGCCGGCATTCTCGTATTAGAAGAACTAGAGCATGCGTTGCGCCGCGGCGCAACGATTTATGCGGAAATTGTCGGGTACGGGGCAACCGGGGATGCGTATCACATTACCGCGCCGGCCCCGGGCGGGGAAGGCGGCGTGCGTGCGATGCGCCAGGCATTGCAAGATGCGGGAATGAAGCCGGAAGATATCGATTATATTAACGCCCACGGCACAAGCACGGAATACAATGACAAATATGAAACGATGGCGATTAAAGAAGTGTTCGGCGACTATGCTTACAAACTCCCTGTCAGCTCAACGAAATCGATGACCGGCCATTTGCTTGGAGCGACCGGCGCCGTCGAGGCGATCTTTTCGATCTTGGCAATCAGAGACGGAATCATTCCGCCGACGATTAACTATGAAACTCCGGATCCAGAATGCGATTTGGACTATGTGCCAAATGTGGCAAGAAAACAGGAAGTAAACGCGGTGTTAAGCAATTCGTTTGGATTTGGCGGACATAATGCAACATTGATTTTTAGAAAATATGTAAAATGA
- a CDS encoding beta-ketoacyl-ACP synthase III, with protein sequence MGAGIIGIGRYVPEKVLTNFDLEKMMDTSDEWIRTRTGIEERRIAADDMDTSDMAYLAAKKALEDAGIAPQDLDLILVATVTPDRAFPSVACMLQERLGAVKAAALDISAACAGFIYGMVTASQFIDNGTYRYILIVGAEKLSKIMDWTDRNTAVLFGDGAGAVVMGPVSQGRGILSFELGADGTGGKHLYKDEYIVMNGREVFKFAVRQMGESCINVLEKAGLSKNDVDFLVPHQANIRIVEAARQRLELPEEKMSTTIRKYGNTSAASIPISLVEELEAGKIKEDDLIIMVGFGGGLTWGAIALRWGR encoded by the coding sequence GTGGGAGCAGGTATTATTGGAATCGGTCGGTATGTGCCGGAAAAAGTGCTAACCAACTTCGATTTAGAGAAAATGATGGATACGTCCGATGAATGGATTCGGACGCGAACGGGGATTGAAGAACGGAGAATTGCTGCAGACGACATGGACACTTCCGATATGGCCTATTTGGCGGCGAAAAAGGCATTGGAAGACGCAGGAATTGCTCCGCAAGACCTTGATTTAATTTTAGTAGCGACAGTAACTCCTGACAGAGCGTTTCCATCTGTCGCCTGCATGCTGCAGGAACGGCTTGGAGCCGTAAAAGCGGCGGCATTGGATATTAGCGCGGCGTGTGCTGGTTTTATTTATGGCATGGTCACTGCAAGCCAATTTATTGACAATGGAACGTATCGTTATATATTGATAGTTGGGGCAGAAAAACTATCCAAAATCATGGATTGGACCGATCGCAATACAGCAGTGTTATTTGGCGATGGTGCCGGAGCGGTCGTCATGGGACCTGTTTCGCAAGGCCGCGGAATTTTGTCATTTGAACTAGGAGCCGATGGAACAGGAGGAAAACATTTATATAAAGACGAATATATCGTGATGAACGGCAGGGAAGTATTTAAATTTGCCGTTCGGCAAATGGGGGAATCATGCATTAACGTTTTAGAAAAAGCAGGCCTATCGAAAAACGATGTCGATTTTCTTGTTCCGCATCAGGCGAACATTCGCATTGTTGAAGCAGCAAGACAACGCCTTGAACTGCCGGAAGAGAAAATGTCGACAACGATCCGCAAATACGGCAATACATCGGCCGCCTCGATTCCGATTTCGCTTGTGGAAGAGTTGGAAGCAGGGAAAATCAAAGAAGATGATCTTATTATTATGGTTGGATTTGGTGGAGGACTGACGTGGGGCGCAATTGCCTTGCGTTGGGGCCGATAA
- a CDS encoding YjzD family protein: MRLFWTFFWTFLLVQMATYVMGSMQGITYNFSTGALLGVIVTVLIFIVASLIPDEPVEHHHH; this comes from the coding sequence ATGCGGCTGTTTTGGACGTTTTTCTGGACGTTTCTATTAGTGCAGATGGCTACCTATGTGATGGGGTCCATGCAGGGAATCACCTATAATTTTTCTACCGGAGCATTGTTGGGCGTCATTGTGACCGTTCTCATCTTTATTGTCGCCAGCCTGATTCCGGATGAGCCGGTAGAACATCACCATCATTAA